In Candidatus Pelagibacter sp. HIMB1321, a single genomic region encodes these proteins:
- a CDS encoding invasion associated locus B family protein has protein sequence MSKKLIKFILSLIVLANVSFNSIANEPNSITKQYRDWVYRCVNVNKKNQCEIIQKLTINNTNIQFSFAFSNFINDQNELKEVLNIITPLGVNVQKKVEIKFHEGTAVNLPISKCEAFGCIINLTNNSKDDANVSLFNQIKASMNKSAFFELSIDGFQKDPLVIKSSLQGFSNAYKELSKSKG, from the coding sequence ATGTCTAAAAAACTAATAAAATTTATTTTAAGCTTGATTGTACTTGCTAATGTTTCTTTTAATTCTATAGCAAATGAGCCCAATTCAATTACAAAGCAGTACAGGGATTGGGTATACCGATGTGTTAATGTAAATAAAAAAAATCAATGTGAAATCATTCAAAAATTAACTATTAATAATACTAATATCCAATTTTCTTTCGCCTTTTCAAATTTTATTAATGATCAAAATGAACTTAAAGAAGTATTAAATATAATTACTCCTTTAGGCGTAAACGTTCAAAAAAAAGTTGAAATTAAGTTCCACGAAGGCACAGCTGTAAATTTACCAATTAGTAAATGTGAAGCATTTGGATGTATAATAAATTTAACAAATAATAGTAAAGATGATGCAAATGTAAGTTTATTTAATCAAATAAAAGCATCTATGAATAAATCTGCTTTTTTTGAGTTAAGTATCGATGGATTTCAAAAAGATCCTTTAGTTATCAAAAGTTCATTACAAGGTTTTAGTAACGCTTACAAAGAGTTAAGTAAATCTAAAGGTTAA
- a CDS encoding CHASE2 domain-containing protein, whose amino-acid sequence MNNVKKYTGIVLLIFLVFFKIQDSNFVMKVENIAYDAYQSLFIKKDNYDGVVIVDIDEKSIGEIGQFPWRRDVFAKLIDRLNQYQASVIAFDIFFSEEDKQNPKKILEEFNIKSDQVIDSDQSLLESIKGSNVVLSVLGDVSTYNKNNPSKPKTNIISRGMDISNYVYSFKNKITSLEKFNDVAAGIGTISYLDSPDAVLRSVPIILKIDGDIWPALSLESLRALHGHKSILINSDETGINSIKTRKYLIEPDPNAIVYINYKEFDKKNYIPAVDVLNMSVNANKLKDKIVIIGSSAQGLFDFVKIPNGDVIPGVQTHAHLIENIVNNDFIIKNLYTTIAENLLLIISLILVLIIPNKILPKFSIIFFSGLVLILIAASMIVYQFNYFVDVFYIISSSSILFLTTLYFRYLKENELALENEKKQIVLKQEREIAGEVQKKLFPKEFTNKDLIFAKNVPAKDVSGDYYDYISINDNEVYFTLADVSGKGVKAGILMANAAAVFRSMAKLEKSVSSIAQFVNNQVANNSYQGMFITAVIGKFNINNKEIEYINLGHEPIMIFDKEYKFEYLKSTLPPLGIMSMDDESFFQTNKVNIQDKNLMIYTDGVTEGYLENGEELQVKGLEQELINNKFIKPSEIIEHISKILTKRDAPLRDDVTCIVVSGHNN is encoded by the coding sequence ATGAACAATGTAAAGAAATATACAGGCATTGTTCTATTGATCTTTCTAGTTTTTTTTAAAATTCAAGATAGCAACTTTGTCATGAAAGTTGAGAATATTGCCTATGATGCTTATCAAAGTTTATTTATTAAAAAAGATAATTACGATGGTGTTGTAATTGTTGATATTGACGAAAAGAGTATTGGTGAAATAGGTCAATTTCCATGGCGAAGAGACGTATTTGCAAAACTAATTGATCGATTAAATCAATACCAAGCATCTGTTATTGCATTTGATATTTTTTTTAGTGAGGAAGATAAACAAAATCCTAAGAAAATCTTAGAGGAATTTAATATCAAAAGTGATCAAGTAATTGACAGTGATCAATCACTATTAGAGAGTATCAAGGGATCTAATGTTGTTCTTTCAGTCCTTGGGGACGTGTCAACTTATAATAAGAATAATCCATCAAAACCAAAAACAAATATTATTTCTCGAGGAATGGATATATCTAATTATGTTTACAGTTTTAAAAATAAAATTACATCACTGGAAAAGTTTAATGATGTTGCAGCTGGCATAGGAACAATTTCATACCTTGATAGCCCAGATGCAGTTTTAAGATCAGTTCCGATTATATTAAAAATTGATGGTGATATTTGGCCTGCACTGAGCTTGGAAAGTTTAAGGGCACTGCATGGACATAAAAGTATTTTAATTAACTCTGACGAAACAGGAATAAATTCAATTAAAACAAGAAAATATCTAATAGAGCCAGATCCAAATGCAATTGTTTATATAAATTACAAAGAATTTGATAAAAAAAATTATATCCCAGCAGTTGATGTTTTGAATATGAGTGTTAATGCAAACAAACTAAAAGATAAAATTGTAATTATTGGAAGTTCAGCTCAAGGTTTATTTGACTTTGTTAAAATCCCCAATGGAGATGTAATACCTGGTGTACAAACTCACGCTCATCTAATTGAAAACATTGTCAACAATGATTTTATAATTAAGAATTTATACACAACGATTGCGGAAAATTTATTACTTATTATCTCTTTGATACTCGTTTTGATTATCCCAAATAAAATTTTACCAAAATTTAGTATAATTTTCTTTAGTGGATTAGTTTTAATCTTAATTGCAGCAAGTATGATTGTTTATCAATTTAACTACTTTGTTGATGTATTTTACATTATTTCAAGCTCTTCAATATTATTCTTAACCACTCTTTACTTTAGATATCTAAAAGAAAATGAACTTGCATTGGAAAATGAAAAAAAACAAATTGTATTAAAACAAGAAAGAGAAATTGCCGGTGAGGTTCAGAAAAAATTATTTCCAAAAGAATTTACCAATAAAGACTTAATTTTTGCTAAAAATGTTCCAGCCAAAGATGTATCAGGAGATTACTATGATTACATTTCTATTAATGATAATGAGGTTTATTTCACTCTTGCCGATGTGTCAGGCAAAGGTGTAAAAGCTGGTATCTTAATGGCTAATGCAGCAGCTGTTTTTAGATCTATGGCTAAACTTGAAAAATCAGTTTCTAGTATTGCCCAATTTGTTAATAACCAAGTAGCAAATAACTCTTATCAAGGTATGTTTATCACTGCTGTAATAGGAAAATTTAATATAAATAACAAAGAAATTGAATATATAAACCTCGGACACGAGCCAATAATGATCTTCGATAAAGAATATAAATTTGAATACTTAAAATCTACCCTACCGCCGCTTGGAATAATGAGCATGGATGATGAAAGTTTCTTTCAAACTAATAAAGTAAACATTCAAGACAAAAACTTAATGATTTATACTGATGGTGTTACTGAGGGATATTTAGAAAATGGAGAAGAACTTCAAGTCAAAGGTTTAGAGCAAGAATTAATTAATAACAAATTTATTAAGCCTAGTGAAATAATAGAACATATCAGTAAAATTTTAACAAAAAGAGATGCACCGTTAAGAGATGATGTAACATGTATAGTTGTTTCGGGCCACAATAATTGA
- a CDS encoding MarR family transcriptional regulator: MDSVKKIIEVEKLITAIYADEIHLYGSRPYYAQILKIIYHINLKTWKDEDLICDNETFIAHALGSNINAVTRGLNLPRETVRRKVNELIELDYVMRVDGKLYVTQKYRKPTFEKSVLFHKKMSNLA, translated from the coding sequence ATGGATTCTGTTAAAAAAATTATTGAAGTTGAAAAATTAATCACTGCAATTTACGCAGATGAAATACACCTGTATGGCAGTAGACCCTATTATGCTCAAATTTTAAAAATTATTTATCATATCAATTTAAAGACCTGGAAAGATGAAGATTTAATCTGTGATAATGAAACTTTTATTGCTCACGCGTTAGGCAGTAACATTAATGCAGTAACAAGAGGTCTAAATTTACCAAGAGAAACTGTTAGAAGAAAAGTTAATGAGCTGATTGAATTAGATTATGTGATGCGTGTTGATGGTAAATTGTACGTTACTCAAAAATACAGAAAACCTACATTTGAAAAAAGTGTTTTATTTCATAAAAAAATGTCTAATTTAGCATAA
- a CDS encoding FecR domain-containing protein — MNYLLKIVAILILFSNISYSSEIGIIGFVIGEAFNQDGKKLNVGDPIYFGDTITTNEGGKSQILFVDQTVMTVGSNTELTIDEFVYDAENTDGKLLSTIKSGSVKILTGKISEKNPENLVVETPAGTIGTRGTEFKAAVDPETSKSKILLIGPGPKNSLGLRPGAVEVSNAAGTVLLDKPYLFTEVNQNTAPRQPVIVPQTELKKFQELEIEPDAPVTENNQQDEDTQLAQNEEQIKELIKAEIFNEDEDLGDLVLDTLVTALAKDDGGITAQLLGKSFLNSGNAIPRALIPDDVKDQLPEGVDINSPEADAFFANELQNELEKVMLVSARIEDVDFVPTEFNQFNAGFNDIKVPILNEETGDVVFLEMGDIDFRPKFAGLPGDNFNFGEPALPEQIFLKGQEAIAIDIEKGRFFEQEIDPQMEALNQRFETLLETGASSQELDEIVFEMDKVMFEANEAAQAFEVAAFQNQFGNDFKLDVFSNEEFLQTKESFIFDTNQYSQNWKEADNQGLVPIFQLDGGVNFVNKEEADLEWQRVDNQYEQQFAEQFPELYQAEKRVEELALQADQEATLLYSRVDEAIQAGASEEEINQLYNDIDKQLDEIYSEIDKAYEEIALAEVKTDVIELGAESIVTDNSREEVKIEDPKFDAYLDKYLIALYGEERLGELYYIKEEADSYTVGTTSYADLNTRSTGTDTYTGTSTNLFVDSAGSNANSAVDSVGDLAGTFTPTHTIDFSNRTINQGITAKVQIGRAASRSFTISKDVDYTSASGNVTPASSFSVNSSGTVTDVASSATGDISTTVPSSGYDDNAGGTNNYFVTVESNFQNQSGRSFADTVDTTLTVQTVDGSDTNIVSGTASNGRD, encoded by the coding sequence ATGAATTATTTACTTAAAATAGTAGCCATTTTAATCTTGTTTTCAAACATCTCTTATTCCTCTGAAATAGGTATAATCGGATTTGTTATTGGTGAAGCATTCAATCAAGATGGAAAAAAACTAAATGTAGGTGATCCAATTTACTTTGGAGACACTATTACAACTAATGAAGGAGGAAAATCTCAAATACTATTTGTTGATCAAACTGTGATGACGGTTGGATCTAATACTGAGCTAACTATTGATGAATTTGTTTATGATGCAGAAAATACAGATGGCAAATTATTATCTACTATCAAATCTGGAAGTGTAAAAATTCTAACAGGTAAAATAAGTGAAAAAAATCCAGAAAATTTAGTTGTAGAAACACCAGCTGGTACAATTGGAACAAGAGGTACAGAATTTAAAGCAGCAGTTGATCCTGAAACTTCAAAAAGTAAAATATTATTAATTGGACCTGGCCCAAAAAATTCATTAGGACTAAGACCGGGTGCTGTTGAAGTTTCTAATGCGGCTGGAACTGTTTTATTAGATAAACCTTATTTGTTTACAGAGGTAAATCAAAACACAGCTCCCAGACAACCTGTTATTGTTCCTCAAACAGAATTAAAAAAATTTCAAGAATTAGAAATAGAACCTGACGCACCAGTAACAGAAAATAATCAGCAAGATGAAGATACACAACTTGCTCAAAATGAAGAACAAATTAAAGAATTGATTAAAGCAGAAATATTTAATGAAGACGAAGATCTAGGAGATTTAGTCTTAGATACGTTAGTGACTGCACTTGCAAAAGATGACGGTGGTATAACTGCTCAACTTCTAGGAAAATCTTTTTTGAATAGTGGTAATGCAATCCCAAGAGCTCTAATTCCTGATGATGTTAAAGATCAATTACCTGAAGGAGTGGATATCAATTCGCCAGAAGCTGATGCTTTTTTTGCAAACGAGCTTCAAAACGAACTTGAGAAAGTAATGTTGGTATCTGCAAGAATTGAAGATGTAGATTTTGTCCCTACTGAGTTTAATCAATTTAATGCAGGCTTTAATGATATCAAAGTACCAATACTAAATGAAGAAACTGGTGATGTTGTGTTCTTAGAAATGGGAGATATTGATTTTAGACCAAAATTTGCTGGACTACCTGGTGATAACTTTAACTTTGGAGAGCCTGCATTACCTGAGCAAATTTTTTTAAAAGGTCAAGAAGCAATTGCGATAGATATAGAAAAGGGTCGTTTCTTTGAACAAGAAATTGATCCTCAAATGGAAGCTTTAAATCAAAGATTTGAAACATTACTTGAAACAGGAGCTTCTTCACAAGAGTTAGATGAGATTGTATTTGAAATGGACAAAGTGATGTTTGAAGCTAATGAAGCAGCTCAAGCTTTTGAAGTTGCTGCTTTTCAAAACCAATTTGGTAATGATTTTAAATTAGATGTATTTTCAAATGAGGAATTTTTACAAACTAAGGAAAGTTTTATTTTTGATACAAATCAATATTCTCAAAATTGGAAAGAAGCAGATAATCAGGGTTTAGTTCCTATATTTCAACTTGATGGTGGTGTAAATTTTGTTAATAAAGAAGAAGCAGATTTAGAATGGCAAAGGGTTGATAATCAATATGAGCAACAGTTTGCTGAACAATTTCCAGAATTATACCAGGCTGAAAAAAGAGTTGAAGAACTAGCGCTTCAAGCAGATCAAGAAGCTACTTTATTATATTCTAGAGTTGATGAAGCTATACAAGCGGGTGCTAGTGAAGAGGAAATAAATCAACTTTATAACGATATTGATAAGCAGCTAGATGAAATTTATTCTGAGATTGATAAAGCATATGAAGAAATAGCATTAGCTGAAGTTAAAACAGATGTGATTGAATTGGGTGCTGAAAGTATTGTTACTGATAACTCAAGAGAAGAAGTAAAAATTGAAGATCCAAAATTTGACGCATATTTAGATAAATATTTAATAGCTTTATACGGCGAAGAAAGACTTGGAGAATTATATTATATAAAAGAAGAGGCTGATAGTTATACTGTAGGCACAACTTCTTATGCAGATCTTAATACAAGATCAACTGGTACAGACACATATACAGGTACAAGTACTAATTTATTTGTAGACTCTGCAGGGTCTAATGCAAATAGTGCTGTAGATAGTGTTGGAGATTTAGCAGGAACATTTACCCCTACACATACAATTGACTTTAGTAACAGGACAATCAATCAAGGGATAACCGCTAAAGTTCAAATTGGTCGCGCTGCTTCAAGATCATTTACTATATCTAAAGACGTAGATTATACCAGTGCATCAGGAAATGTTACACCTGCATCATCTTTTTCTGTAAATAGTAGTGGAACAGTCACTGATGTTGCAAGTTCAGCAACGGGTGATATTTCAACAACTGTCCCATCAAGCGGATATGACGATAATGCTGGAGGAACTAATAATTATTTTGTAACTGTTGAATCTAATTTTCAAAACCAATCAGGAAGATCTTTTGCTGATACTGTAGATACAACCTTAACAGTCCAAACTGTTGATGGTTCTGATACAAATATAGTTTCTGGTACTGCATCGAATGGTAGAGATTAA
- a CDS encoding LysR family transcriptional regulator — MINKHEFLNPKFLNYFLVVADKGSILAASKDLRISQPSITRSIKIIEFNLKKKIFLRGKKGIQLTEEGQILYAFAKKREIENQKIVTNIKSNTLLNQDKVKNQITIGFPSTLSTLHKDHFIWFMKDYFKDKRLKVVETNSFDLIKLIKNNKINYAISSLPQEEENIIKDFLFDDIFCVAFAKGHKFEKSKKIKLKDVQSESNYVFRDSCEFLYYKIKDEKNEIINKQEFNNLIDIRKKNRGHSDIIYTENENTSSTCIKQGLGVGIIPESIAQNNALIYKPIDEPKISRQIYLIRNKNTFLFDINLNTLKKILSL, encoded by the coding sequence ATGATTAATAAACATGAGTTTTTAAACCCTAAATTCTTAAATTATTTTTTAGTTGTTGCAGACAAAGGAAGTATTTTGGCTGCCAGTAAAGACTTAAGAATTAGTCAGCCATCAATTACAAGAAGTATCAAAATTATAGAGTTTAATCTCAAGAAAAAAATATTCTTAAGAGGGAAAAAGGGGATACAACTTACAGAGGAAGGACAAATCCTATACGCTTTTGCAAAAAAAAGAGAAATTGAAAATCAAAAAATTGTTACAAACATAAAAAGCAACACACTTTTAAATCAAGATAAAGTCAAAAATCAAATTACAATTGGTTTTCCATCTACACTATCTACTTTACATAAAGATCATTTTATATGGTTTATGAAAGATTATTTTAAAGACAAAAGATTAAAAGTAGTCGAGACTAATTCTTTTGATTTGATAAAGCTAATTAAAAATAACAAAATTAATTATGCAATTTCAAGTTTACCTCAAGAAGAAGAAAATATTATTAAAGATTTTTTATTTGATGATATTTTTTGTGTAGCATTTGCAAAAGGACATAAATTTGAAAAATCAAAAAAGATAAAATTAAAAGATGTGCAAAGTGAATCTAATTATGTTTTTAGAGACTCATGTGAATTCTTATATTACAAAATTAAAGATGAAAAAAATGAAATTATTAATAAACAAGAATTTAATAACTTAATTGATATTAGGAAAAAAAATAGAGGACATTCAGATATAATCTATACTGAAAATGAAAATACTTCTTCAACTTGTATTAAACAAGGATTAGGGGTTGGTATAATTCCAGAAAGCATTGCTCAGAATAATGCTCTTATTTATAAACCTATTGATGAGCCAAAAATTTCAAGACAGATTTATTTAATTAGAAATAAAAATACGTTTTTATTTGATATTAATCTTAACACTTTAAAGAAAATTCTTTCATTATAA
- a CDS encoding tetratricopeptide repeat protein: MKKFILILFVLSLSTQVKAEVTYLEILKNPTDLRLNLQYAKEQEALGEFKSVIATLERLTALYPTNIDLKLYLLSIAVKTDSTEKVLRLIEEIRQSDEITEDVKKRVAQVFDDINKKRIDDEKAIARQKARQVVEEEEKKRSQVASKENKWTFYQDIGWKATLHSNIGNVSSSKTQYSGGSIVAMSGVEGDNIETINTVTGAIYQINDTSNISLSVGTSSSEQNRGTTDENDTNTFSSSYSKFFERNSFSASYSFTDTNTRRAADTYANNLSFNNTFSLNENHRFNGGITLGTNKGNQNPSNATRRNQNTWKQGFTTGYDLLMGEGAQHKLSLKYTYTDTHAIANHNALDDHTYSISYTENTLWGNFTYSYSESDKDYDTRDSFVSSAITRREDSATHTVSMNGSLGQIARSMPTLELPSFIMNQLNTLTYNMSWSETENDGSLLQHNYEKETFNFGITKRIYY, from the coding sequence ATGAAAAAATTTATCCTAATTCTTTTTGTTTTATCTTTATCTACACAAGTTAAAGCTGAAGTAACTTATTTAGAAATTTTAAAAAATCCAACTGACTTAAGGTTAAATCTTCAGTATGCAAAAGAACAAGAGGCATTAGGTGAATTTAAAAGTGTAATTGCTACTTTAGAAAGACTAACAGCTCTTTATCCTACTAACATTGATTTAAAATTATATTTATTATCTATTGCGGTTAAAACAGATAGTACTGAAAAAGTTTTAAGACTAATTGAAGAGATTAGACAATCAGATGAAATCACTGAGGATGTTAAAAAAAGAGTTGCTCAAGTATTTGATGATATCAATAAAAAAAGAATTGATGATGAAAAAGCTATAGCAAGACAAAAAGCAAGACAAGTTGTTGAAGAGGAAGAAAAGAAAAGATCTCAAGTTGCTAGTAAAGAAAATAAATGGACTTTTTATCAAGATATTGGGTGGAAAGCTACATTACACTCAAATATTGGAAATGTATCTTCATCCAAGACTCAATATTCTGGTGGAAGTATTGTTGCGATGAGTGGAGTTGAGGGAGATAATATAGAAACTATTAATACCGTTACTGGTGCAATTTATCAAATTAATGATACTTCAAATATTTCTCTTTCTGTTGGAACATCTTCATCAGAACAAAATAGAGGAACAACAGACGAAAATGACACCAATACATTTTCATCAAGTTACAGTAAATTTTTTGAAAGAAATTCTTTTAGTGCTTCCTACTCTTTCACTGATACTAATACAAGAAGAGCAGCAGATACTTATGCTAACAATTTAAGTTTTAATAACACTTTTAGTTTGAATGAAAATCATAGATTTAATGGTGGGATTACTTTAGGAACTAACAAAGGAAATCAAAATCCATCAAATGCAACTCGTAGAAACCAAAACACCTGGAAGCAAGGTTTTACAACTGGATATGATTTGTTAATGGGTGAAGGAGCTCAACACAAATTAAGTTTAAAATATACCTATACTGACACTCATGCAATCGCTAACCACAATGCTTTAGATGATCATACATATTCTATTTCTTATACTGAAAATACACTGTGGGGAAACTTTACATATAGTTATTCTGAATCTGATAAAGATTATGATACTAGAGATAGTTTTGTAAGTTCAGCAATAACTAGAAGAGAAGATTCTGCTACTCACACTGTTTCAATGAATGGAAGTTTGGGACAAATTGCAAGATCAATGCCTACTTTAGAATTGCCAAGTTTTATAATGAACCAACTAAACACATTAACTTATAACATGTCATGGTCAGAAACTGAAAATGATGGATCCTTACTTCAACACAATTACGAAAAAGAAACCTTCAATTTTGGTATCACAAAAAGGATTTATTATTAA